gcgaaagcctgcttgataatcaccaatttggcgttccagctgctcttgtgttcttttcagcaggcatgttgagagaattttgtaggtgacttgtaaaagtgagattcccctgtagttattgacatttgttctgtctccttttttatgtaacgggtgaataagggcacatttccaatcctctggtaatttttctgtttcccatatttttgttattatttttgtgagctcttgcaacgtctttggtcctaggtgttttaatagctctgcaacaatgccatcttcgccagatgttctattaatttttaagtttttaatgtgacatttgatttcttcctgtgttggtggtaatgaatccggttgagcgttggcactgatttctttgggaaaccttaaactaggttctgggcaatttagtaggttagaaaaatattgagccaatacttgacagttttcctggtttgttagggctaatttaccatcaggttttctgaaacataaattttgagggatatatccccgtattttatctgcgaaagttctgtagaagtctcttgtattatagttttggaaattttcttctatggcatccagttgtgcctttgtgtacttcctttttgcttgcctaatggattttgaaacctgttttctaacctcgttaaataaatgtagactttcttgtgattttttactgttatattcttgaaatgccttttttctcctttccaatgcattttcacagtctgaatcccaccaagggtgtttgaatatctttttcaagggaatagtttccttagctattcgcgtgattttagaatgaaattcttcccatgtgtttgccttttccttctcccattcttcttttactttagattctttaatcttcttggtgtcatatttctgtatttctgttttcttctgatgacttcttcgtgctgtaaacttgattttaattctagttaggtaatggtctgaatcaatgtttgctcctctgcgtacttggacgtcgtaaatttctttttgtactgggtatgaaatcgccacatgatctatttgaaactcgccaatttgttgtataggagatctccatgtcttttgttttcttggacattttcttagagatgttgacattatcttcaggttattctgcttacatagttcgacgagccttgcaccatttttattggtaaatttatgtgcaggatatttgcctacggttttttggtggattttctctctaccaatttgggcattaaaatcgccgagtagaacttttgtatcatcttttggaatcttggccattatattctccaaattttcccagaacttttctgtttctatggggtttttcttgttgtctccgtttgtgggagcatgaacattaaccattgtgtatgttttgttggcacattgtaagcgcatcgtcattatcctattatttacgggagtaacttccttgatggagctgagcacgctcttgtgtatgataaacgccatcccgagatggggggctcctcttccgattcgtttatccgtcttgctcttaaagatgcgatagttgccataatctgatgtttcttcatctgtaaaacgtgtctcctgtaaagctagtattactatcttttgcttttcaagttctgttgtaaggtttagaagttttcctggttggattaatgtatttatgttaaaggttccaatgtatgtaggtgttttaagtggaagtttgccagagagctccgactttctctggtgtaatcgtgtaagtccaggttccccagaatccgaattcctggttgccatctgttgatgggtggattggttaccacctggggtaatgttgttattacttgcacgagtcatacttgcttgtaatcaagttggtccagtgtttccactgggtgtttagaaccagggattgttagttcctggcgcattatgaccagccgcacattgtgtgaacagacgctgaccaggatgccgatggttcccacttcagacgcgtcctggatttgggtgttgacagtgcttattgtaatggcggcacttactcgccatgacacagcaacgtcttcgggttctgtggtttttgaatgagtgtgacccttgccaaaagtcaccctcccacaccctcgtgatgctgccgcctcggtccgggactgcttatttgggtttccccttattcgcagctgtccaccatatctgatggatcgttcgctatccgccacctgcgacccgccctgtacctgaggctcggctagggtatatatatatatatatatatatatatatatatatatatatatatatatatatatataaagtcataCACAAAAACTACCATTCgcaacatttttgtagcacaaattactcttacaaaatattttacaaaacgcttactgttcaaaccttggacatacaaatcctaaatctaaaccattttgaaatcattatatatcttctctcacttAAGTGCTAAAGTTAGCTGAAGGTAACTGCGCAGCGAGCGTGAGTCCCAacttaaagctgtcaccacacgtctgcttcctagCTGCGACTCACGAGTTTTTTACTgcgcgcgcccggctctcttaaccatcaaagatcctcctactcaaagatattatactcattccaccttgcggttggcaactactgaCTCCATTTTCTGGATcgaccctgatcagaccttagcacatacctttcaacgtTATCTAATCTCTTAATCATTGAATAGAAAAATGTTACTTATGAGACATTGGATGACAGGAACTGAGattaataatattatcagaaatggACAtactgtctttgaatgaaagcgtcatttctgttcgtctcattgctttTTTCGGTTACCGTCTGTACTACCTtctaacagttctttctatgtaaggtccaagtttcatcgagctgttttACTTGGCAATAACACATAAAGCGAAACCtgctttcgtctttaagttttgcataCCCGTGTATTATAGCAATGAACCTAAGTCTACCACgagtaccggccgcggtggccgtgcggttctaggcacttcagtccggaactgcgtgactgctatggtcgcaggttcgaaacctgcctcgggaatggatgtgtgtgatgtccttaggttagttaggtttaaaagttctaggggactgatgacctcagatgttgagtcccatagtgctcagagccatttgaaccaatctaccaCGAGTAGTACACACGACTCAGCCTGTGCGATCGTTCTATTTCGTATCCTCACTGATGgtttcacccaggtatttgtatgactttACCGAATCCAGTTGTGACTCGTTGATGTTGCAAGCACtggatacaaaattattttgttattcagCAGTAGTCGTTGTGGCGTTCTGCTGTTGCATACAGGCGTGAAACTAACTTGTCACCTTGTATATGGTGGAAGCCACATTGTTCGCAGTTTTGAACTCCTGAAGCAGACTTGAAGAGCAATGCCGTCTGTTGTGACAGGAGAACTGGAGTACTCAAACTCTCTTTTCAGTATAGCAGTACTGCAGGGCAACGTGACTTCAGCGGAAAGTACGGTAAAGATTTTCCATACGCAGTGAGTGAAGACGGTAGATTGCGGCCATTGTAGCAAATACGCTGTCCGGGCGGCACCTACCTTTAAAGTATCGCCGCGCTGTTTGCCTGTGTTTGTTTGGTTTGACAGCGGTGGCCCGGAAGAAGTCCGCCCCCGCCAGAGCCGCAGGTCCGCTATTTGCATGTAAAGAGGGCAGAGGGCGCCCTCATCAACATCCTCTTGTCCCGCCGTGGGCTCCGAGGGGGGCCGCGTCGAGTCTGTGAGCCCTCTGAGGAACCGGctgcgtacaaatgacagccgCCGAACTGGAACGGCCCGCCGCCCTCCGTGGTCTACTTTCTCAAAACACCCAGGAAGGGGAAGAGAACTGCAAAGAGCAGATACAAATTTGTAGAGAGCACTGCGCCGTCTCCGTAAACACGAGAAAACAACACACGTTCGCTGTCATTAGCCAactgaataaaatgaaatgacaggaTACAATGAGAGACGAGACCAGTGAAGATGCAATGACCTGAAGTGATATTAGCGCAAACTGTGCAGATATTTATTATTTATGAATTTATTACACTGTAGCCTCTGAACTactctactggctattaaaattgctacaccaagaagaaatgcagacgataaacgggtatccattggacaaatatattataatagaactgacatgtgattacatttcacgcaatttgggttcatagatcctgagaaatcggtactcagaacaaccacctctggccgtaataacggccttgatacgcctgggcattgagtcaaacagagcttggactgcgtgtacaggtacagctgcccatgcagcttcaacacaataccacagttcatcaagattagggACTGGCGTAtcgtaacgagccagttgctgggccaccattgaccagatgttttcaattggtgagagatctggagaatgtgctggccagggcagcagtcgagcattttctgttccagaaaggcccgtacaggacctgcaacatgcggtcgtgcattatcctgctgaaatgtagggtttcccagggatcgaatgaagggcagatccacgggtcgtaacacatctgaaatgtaacgtccactgttcaaagtgccgtgaatgcgaagaagaggtgaccgagacgtgtaaccaatggcaccccataccatcacgccgtgtgatacgccagtatagcgatgacgaatacactcttccaatgtgcgttcaccgcgatgtcgccaaacacggatgcgaccatcgtgatgctgtaaacagaacaaggattcatccgaaaaaatgacgttttgccattcgtgcacccaggttcgtcgttgagtacaccatcgcaggggctcgtGTCTgttatacagcgtcaagggtaaccacagccatggtctccgagctgatagtccatgctgctgcaaacgtcgtcgaaccgttcgtgcagatggttgttgtcttgcaaacgtccccatctgttgactcagggatcgagacgtggctgcaagatccgttacagccatgcggataagatgcttgtcatctcgcctgctagtgatacgaggcctttgggatccagcacggcgttccgtattaccctcctgaacccaccgattccatattctgctaacagtcattggatctcgaccaacgcgagcagcaatgtcgcgatacgataaaccgcaatcgcgataggctgcaattcgacctttatcaaagtcggaaacgtgatggtacgcatttctcctccttgcacgaggcatcacaacaacgtttcaccagataacgccggtcaactgctgtttgtgtatgacaaatcggttcaaaacgttcctcatgtcagcacgttgtaggtgtcgccaccgacgccaacctcgtgtgaatgctctgaaaagctaatcatttcctgtcggttaaatttcgcgtctgtagcacgtcatctttgtggtgtagcaatttagtggccagtagtgtatattttgcgGAAAAAGTCTAGatacaataaaaattttctttatttattacgtcTTTCTGCTACTGCTAAAAGGTATCCTCGTACTTGAATATGAAGAATAAACTATTATGTGGGGTATCTTTACACTTCATCACGAATGGTAGACTTTTGCgccaacataactgtcatgcaaaaGGAATGCAGTAGGATGTACCCCATATCAGACCTGGCTGAAGACTGGAGTAGAACTTTAGCAGTGAAGGCTCAAACACAAATTCTGGCAAAAGAACATTTATCTGATTCGGTAAATTTAATTCCACACATGGGTATGTATAGCAAGTAATATGATGGTCGCTGTTCCCTGCGACCTATTACGTTGCATACTAATGAAATCTGAACTTTACTTCGGAGTCGCTCACAAGGTTTACATTCTGTAGAAGAGGAATAATCAAAGGATGGTTTAATCACGAACAATTATATGCACACGCACTTGAGAGactaacaggaaggaaaagaaCTAAAACCCTTCACCACAGCACACGTGGTTAGCAAGATGGACTGATCCCTTGATTTTAAAAATCAGGATAAAAGAGCAAAAATGCTACTACGAAGGATTTCTAAGAAAGTAAAGCATAAATGAGAATCACAAATAAATTAGGTATTCTTTGGGGGGAACAATTACAGACACTGTGGAACTGTAGACTTTGTCATTAGAACATGACCACGTGGTCCTCATAAACAAAGCCGTGCACAAAATAAGTGTGGGATTTTAAATGAAGGAATGAGTCTGCACAGAATTCAGTATAACGAAACGAGATCTACGAGCTTCATGCTCTTAGGTCTAAGTGCTGACGCGTGATGATCAGAACAAGCAAATACCGAAGAAGTAAATTATCAGGTGAGACGAACTGCAGAAAATTCAGACACAATATCAAGGAAATCATACGCAATGCAGATACACACGCGAAAGGATCAATGAACTGAATCAGAGATACAATAAACAGTGCTCCACATATTTAAGTAAACGGTTGAAATGAACCTTAGCCTTCACAGCCCCTGGATTCTAATGCATCTGATGCTAACGAACTAGAAAGTAAAATTTCTCACACGAGGAAATAAACTATGAACGATGAAACGAATCATTAACGTTGACTGGATCTGAAAACTTAGATAAACAcaacattaacatagtactgaagaGGAACTCTCAAGCGCACCCAGACTTACCCATCTCTCATCCCTCCGAACAGTGGCGAGCTCCGTCTGCGAAAAACGGGATTTGTTTTCCAGCGAAAGAAACCAGAGAACCAGCCTTCTGTATTGTTTCAACCTACACAAAAGGTTTGACCAAGGtaaacagaaacctctttgcttcctACTACGCTACCCACTACGTGTCTCATGAAGTTGGCTACACTGTCACAGGAGCAGACTACATTACTCCCGCGAATAACCAATTGAAATCTAATTTCCACACTctcatttaccgagcgaggtggcgcagtctttagcacactggactcgcgttcgggaggacgacggttcaatcacgcgtccggccatcctgatttaggttttccgtgatttccctaaatcgctccaggtaaatgccgggatggttctttcgaaagggcacggccgattaccctccccgtccttccctaatccaatgagaccgatgacctcgctgtttggactcttccctcaaacaacccaacccaactctcaTTTATACTTCAAATTATTCAAATAAGAAGAAAAAAGGGAATGTGCAGTGGGATATAGTACGTAAACAGCTTAAACACGTGTTTTGGCCTCCGAGGATCAGCAATAACGTACTGAACTTCTCACTACTTCATCAGGATCGGACGATTACCAGAcaaatataatatgaaatattgaaaatatgtaCTAGATTGTCGTCGATGTGAATACATTCAGCTCCTCAGTCTTTTTTTATATTGGAGACAATTGACCAGCTGCAACGAGAACTGAGGTACGAGAGCTATAGAAATGAAGTTATTTTCACTGCGAAATCATGAAGATGCTCACATAGAGACCCTTTACTGTCACCATCAGATATCTGAAATGATGAGTAGAGGAACGTTTGTTATATAACAACAAGCTACAAAAGAATGCAAAGgtaaaatttaaagaatatttttgaAAGTTCAGTCACGAAAGAGCTTATAAATTGCTGAATAAGGTTCATTGTCAGTACTGAAACCTGTATATAATTGGGGTATGAAATAACAGCTGGTCCAAGAATTTGTAGAAAGGTATAAGTTCTAGCCGCCAGATGGAGCCAGCGTAGGGGATGATGCCTTCAAATGTCGACTAATCAAAAAAATCCGTGGTAAGTGCCACAACTGCTGTTTTGAGGAAATCGCAAAAAAATCTTCCAGAAAGCATTCCTTTTTGATATCCTTATTTTTTGTAGCCTAAAAAATGAAGAAGTTGATCTACAAACATTTTTCAGAGTAAAGTTACTGTAAAAcatttaacaacaaaaacaaaaaattgttgaTGGAACAAAATAAAACCGGGTTATGTGCCAACCCCTCTAACGTAAAAACTAGGCTAAGTCTACCATTTATATCTGTAAATAAAGGGGTGTGGGaaggataataacaataataataataataataataattataattttactattataaaaaccTGGAAACTACTGTTTACAGTTTTTCTATAATAACTGTATTACTATGAAAAGTCAGTTGAGGGCAGTGTTAGCAAACAAACTGGTTAAAGAACAAAGACAAAAACCACGTTACTGTGTTCTTACAAGTTTTGCTTCAAAATAAATGCCTTTTACAGCGTTTAAAAagttgaattttgtattaatttaccaCTATTTTACGAACAAAATATTACAATGATGCAGTCTATAAACAGCAGCTATGTTTactcagtcagattttgataaaacAGTTTGCTTTCTTGTTTGAGATAAGGTATCATCTTTTTTAAGTCCTCCTTCTTCTCAGttttcgccggctgctgtggccgagcggttctaggcgcttcagtctggaactgcgcgaccgctacggtcgcaggttcgaatcctgcctcgagcatggatgtgtgtgacgtccttagcttagttaggtttaagtagttctaagttctaggggactgatgacctcagatgttatgtcccatagtgctcagagccatttgaatcttctaAGTTTTCAGTCTGTCTGTTGGTTCAAGCTGGGGTGGGTCTAAGATTTTATGGTTTCCTTCTTCACACCTTTTTTGAATAAATTCGTTTGCGTCTACGTTTCAACTTCATTGgatctttttttttaaaacactTCTCATGGGTTGGTTTTGGAAGCTTTGTGCCAAACGGCCTTCGAAATTTGTAACTTTTTTGTGATGAGTGATTTCAAAAACGCTAGCCCAATGCAATGACACGGCCGAACCATGAGTTGAGACACACACTGCCAAACCATAAACGACCCGACAGAAAAGATGAAACAActcacagacactctcgaaaaatttcaaatcaaagtatgtgcactgcaagaaacacgattcacagacgaagaccatttcaacatggAGAACTTTAGAATATACTAACGAAAACCTTCGAGGCAATCGAAAAACCtacggctttttggcacaggattttcagtacacaggtccatcacggatagcataatcgacttttcgtcaccaaacgaaagaatcagcaccatcacagtgaaatcagccaacaaatcctacacaataatcaacgcacgtGCACCGACCAGTGACTACAACAgaaaaaacccggacgaaattgatgacttctggacgacaacgGAAGAACTATCAGGAAAagtcctgcacatagagtcaaaataatactggaagacttcaacgctaaactcggaaaagaaaagggATACAGACATAAAAATCTTTCAAATGGCCCtaaccactatggggcttaacatctgaggtcatcagtcccctagacctagaactacttaaacctaaccaacctaaggacatcacacacgtccatgcccggggcaggattcgaacatgcgatcgtagcagcagcgtggctccggactgaagtgcctagaaccgctcggccacagccgccggcgaaTACAGACATACCACATGAAACCATCctccacacaaggacacaaacaaaaaatggaaaacacctgatagacttttgcaaaaaaCTCGCcactatgtcaacaaaattcaagaaaccaacaaggaaacttaccacatggaaattctccAGCGGAAAGAAGAAAccacaaatcgaccacgtaatagtccagaaagactcacataaaggaattttgaacatagacacacgtaaaggctacttcgactcagaccaccacctactacagatcatgattcgtcttttgcccaagaaaaatctccgaaagaacaaaattgttagaccagatccagaataccctACTTTAAACCAGgtacaaatattttacaaaattaaaatggggaaaacgacagactggacacaactttcaggaagaatccgagaggccatgaaactagcaggAGCACTACGCacaaggaaacaccgttggtggaaccacacatgtgaccaagctattgaccaactaatcagtgcatggaaaaaatttagtagccataaatccacAGAAaattggatgaacttcctgaaaacacagAAACAATCAAGCAAAAATATTCGCAGTGAAAAAAGACAATATGATAATTGGcgactgacggagatcgaatcggCCTTcacgaag
This genomic interval from Schistocerca serialis cubense isolate TAMUIC-IGC-003099 chromosome 8, iqSchSeri2.2, whole genome shotgun sequence contains the following:
- the LOC126416900 gene encoding uncharacterized protein LOC126416900; translation: MSDENKAGRRERIVGVNDAVVDASLRVLINARLLLGALFSWCCDSAVCSGASPAPLYATDGFACCRDVSNSSLPLPGCFEKVDHGGRRAVPVRRLSFVRSRFLRGLTDSTRPPSEPTAGQEDVDEGALCPLYMQIADLRLWRGRTSSGPPLSNQTNTGKQRGDTLKTALLFKSASGVQNCEQCGFHHIQGDKLVSRLYATAERHNDYC